From Tripterygium wilfordii isolate XIE 37 chromosome 13, ASM1340144v1, whole genome shotgun sequence, the proteins below share one genomic window:
- the LOC120013679 gene encoding probable protein kinase At2g41970 produces the protein MFCCGGAEEEPNGQPANQYTAPPRGGTPYGGGPGAGSGRGGDPRSSNVMKTGAPQKVLPIETPAIALDELNRLTGNFGQKALIGEGSYGRVFYAKLKDGQDAAIKKLDTSQEPDTDFGAQLSVVSRLQHEHFVELMAYCLEANNRILVYQFATMGSLHDVLHGRKGVQGAEPGPVLTWNQRVKVAFGAAKGLEYLHEKVQPPIVHRDVRSSNVLLFDDFLAKIADFNVSNASSDTAARLHSTRVLGTFGYHAPEYAMTGQITQKSDVYSFGVVLLELLTGRKPVDHTMPKGQQSLVTWATPRLSEDKVKQCVDPKLNNEYPPKAIAKLAAVAALCVQYEADFRPNMTIVVKALQPLLTSKPAGSDSQA, from the exons ATGTTCTGCTGCGGAGGTGCAGAGGAAGAACCCAACGGTCAGCCTGCTAATCAATATACAGCCCCACCCAGAGGTGGCACCCCGTATGGAGGCGGACCTGGCGCCG GCAGTGGAAGAGGAGGGGATCCAAGGAGTTCCAATGTGATGAAAACTGGTGCTCCACAGAAAGTTTTGCCAATTGAAACTCCAGCTATAGCATTGGATGAGTTAAATAGACTGACTGGTAATTTTGGTCAGAAGGCGTTGATCGGAGAAGGTTCGTATGGTCGGGTTTTCTACGCCAAGTTAAAAGATGGTCAGGATGCAGCAATAAAGAAGCTTGATACTTCACAAGAGCCAGACACAGATTTTGGAGCTCAG TTGTCAGTAGTTTCAAGACTTCAACACGAACATTTTGTGGAGTTGATGGCATATTGTTTGGAGGCAAACAACAGAATTCTAGTTTATCAGTTTGCAACAATGGGTTCTTTACATGACGTATTACACG GGAGGAAAGGTGTTCAAGGAGCTGAACCAGGTCCAGTTCTAACCTGGAATCAAAGAGTTAAAGTTGCATTCGGTGCAGCAAAAGGCCTCGAGTATCTCCATGAGAAGGTCCAACCCCCAATAGTTCATCGCGATGTCAGATCGAGCAATGTCCTTCTTTTTGACGACTTTTTAGCCAAAATTGCTGATTTTAATGTGTCGAATGCATCTTCGGATACTGCAGCTCGATTGCATTCAACTAGAGTGTTGGGAACCTTTGGCTACCACGCTCCAGA GTATGCCATGACAGGACAGATAACCCAAAAGAGTGATGTTTACAGTTTTGGAGTAGTTCTACTAGAGCTCTTGACAGGGAGAAAGCCGGTAGATCATACAATGCCTAAAGGACAACAAAGTCTTGTCACTTGG GCAACTCCAAGGTTGAGTGAAGACAAAGTGAAACAATGTGTGGATCCAAAGCTAAACAATGAATACCCACCAAAAGCCATTGCCAAG TTAGCAGCAGTTGCAGCACTTTGTGTTCAGTATGAGGCAGATTTCAGGCCAAACATGACAATTGTTGTCAAAGCACTACAGCCACTTCTTACATCAAAACCAGCAGGATCTGACTCACaggcataa
- the LOC120013783 gene encoding activator of 90 kDa heat shock protein ATPase homolog 1-like: protein MAKYGEGDKRWIVEDRPDGANVHNWHWAETDCLEWSRNLLSKLLANLSIFDGEGNIFIKTKKLEKLDGEAYVNIRKGKIIPGYELNLSLSWEGEAKDSDGKSLLKVDGSVEIPYISDENADEDPEIKFTVRDDGPIGKRLKEAMIAKGKEVILEKVRSYVQSMAKGGPAKEELEAKKVAPKGQAPAKKEAAGSSPAVVEKKEKKKSKEGFKTITLTEKFSCRATNMFEILMDENRWKGFTQSNARISKEVGGEFSIFDGSVTGTNVELQEGKLIVQKWRFGSWPDGIVSTVRLTLDEPEDGLTIVKLTQTDIPEEDRYGNATVVENTERGWRDLIFHKIRAVFGFGI from the exons ATGGCCAAGTACGGCGAAGGCGACAAGCGCTGGATTGTGGAGGATAGGCCCGACGGTGCCAACGTCCACAACTGGCACTGGGCGGAGACCGACTGTCTTGAGTGGTCCCGCAATCTCTTGTCCAAGCTTCTCGCAAACCTCTCCATCTTCGATGGCGAGGGAAATATCTTCATCAAGACCAAGAAGCTCGAGAAGCTTGACGGAGAGGCTTACGTCAATATCCGGAAGGGCAAGATCATTCCTGGATACGAGCTTAACCTCTCCCTATCTTGGGAAGGCGAGGCTAAGGACTCCGACGGAAAGTCCCTCCTCAAAGTCGATGGATCCGTCGAAATCCCCTATATTTCCGATGAGAACGCCGATGAGGATCCGGAGATCAAGTTCACAGTTAGGGACGATGGTCCCATTGGTAAGAGGCTGAAGGAGGCAATGATAGCGAAGGGGAAGGAGGTGATATTGGAGAAGGTTCGATCTTATGTCCAAAGTATGGCGAAGGGTGGGCCTGCTAAGGAAGAATTGGAGGCTAAAAAGGTTGCTCCTAAGGGGCAGGCCCCGGCCAAGAAGGAAGCGGCGGGGTCATCGCCAGCAGTGgtggagaagaaggagaagaagaaaagcaaggaGGGGTTCAAGACTATAACTTTGACAGAGAAGTTTAGTTGTAGAGCTACGAATATGTTTGAGATTTTGATGGATGAGAATAGGTGGAAGGGGTTTACACAGAGTAATGCGAGGATAAGCAAGGAGGTTGGTGGGGAATTCAGTATATTTGACGGGTCTGTGACGGGCACCAATGTGGAGTTGCAGGAGGGGAAATTGATTGTGCAGAAGTGGAGGTTCGGCAGCTGGCCTGATGGGATTGTATCCACG GTAAGACTTACTCTGGATGAGCCCGAAGATGGGCTTACAATTGTTAAGTTAACACAAACAGATATTCCCGAGGAAGACAG ATATGGGAATGCCACTGTGGTGGAGAATACAGAGAGAGGATGGAGGGATCTGATTTTCCACAAGATACGTGCAGTTTTTGGTTTTGGCATTTGA